One Ferviditalea candida DNA window includes the following coding sequences:
- a CDS encoding type 1 glutamine amidotransferase domain-containing protein produces MNIAGRKVLIFVEHEFEDLEMWYPILRLREAGITVDLAGLKAQTDYLGKYGIPVTTNLSFEQVKSKDYAGLLIPGGWAPDKLRTYPHVIQIAKDFQRMKKPIAAICHAPWVLISAKIVDGYTMTSFQSLKTDLENAGAAWVDKEVVVDRNMISARMVADLPAFVKEFICILENSTHSTSSPIWKIVQRYPDQDESCLR; encoded by the coding sequence ATGAATATCGCTGGAAGGAAAGTATTGATTTTTGTTGAACATGAATTTGAAGATTTGGAAATGTGGTATCCGATCCTGCGTTTGCGTGAAGCGGGTATTACAGTCGATTTGGCGGGTTTAAAAGCCCAAACGGATTACCTGGGAAAATACGGCATCCCCGTCACAACGAATTTGTCTTTCGAACAAGTCAAATCCAAAGATTATGCCGGTCTTTTAATTCCCGGGGGCTGGGCCCCGGACAAATTAAGAACTTACCCGCACGTCATTCAAATCGCCAAAGATTTCCAAAGGATGAAAAAACCGATTGCTGCAATATGTCACGCTCCCTGGGTGCTTATTTCCGCCAAGATCGTTGACGGCTACACCATGACCTCTTTCCAATCGCTCAAGACCGATTTGGAAAATGCCGGGGCTGCTTGGGTGGATAAAGAAGTGGTTGTCGATCGCAATATGATATCGGCAAGAATGGTGGCGGATCTGCCCGCTTTTGTCAAAGAATTTATATGTATCCTGGAAAACTCGACACATTCCACATCATCGCCCATCTGGAAAATAGTTCAACGTTACCCGGATCAAGATGAATCCTGTCTGCGCTGA
- a CDS encoding ABC transporter substrate-binding protein, giving the protein MESVKKLLFIALVGVMSLSGLLAGCSSKQTASTGDKPASGGTLIIGIESEADVLDPHRAGGWVTFRINRQIHESLVTEDLSKPSEEAPVPPLKPGLAESWEVSPDGLKYTFKLRKGVKFHDGTDFNAQAVEFNVRRVWDKNFEYYDARSAGNLNATFQNLKEIHVIDDHTIELIFSKPFSEFLRMLAQGGMGSGGIVSPAALKKWGNDQYAEHPAGTGPFKFEERVRGQKIVLVRNDQYWGQKPHLDKVIFRPIPDAAARVTALETGEVDVIAVPPPDSVESLKSKGFNVVQGTPPHVWYLAFNFNNKYMKDKRVRQAVIMAINRKGMAKDLLKDTANPAYSVQSPGNEAFDPNFVDYEYNPEKAKQLLAEAGYPNGFETTFQTSVDGSGQLIPVPMAEWIQRDLAKIGIKVKIETYEWITYIGVWLQGMKPDVGFNQMSWGFTTPYWLEIAADSKSGTNSGKYNNPKVDQLIEQAMSETDAKKAISNWKDANKIISEDAALAPIVNDKAPYAMAKYVDGFIAPSEEWYDLTQVQLKK; this is encoded by the coding sequence ATGGAATCCGTGAAAAAGCTCTTATTCATTGCTTTGGTTGGCGTAATGTCGTTAAGCGGCTTATTGGCGGGCTGCAGTTCCAAACAAACCGCCAGTACGGGCGATAAACCGGCATCGGGAGGAACATTGATTATCGGCATCGAGTCGGAGGCCGATGTGTTGGATCCGCATCGCGCAGGCGGTTGGGTTACTTTCAGGATTAATCGGCAAATCCATGAGTCATTGGTAACCGAGGATTTATCCAAACCGTCGGAGGAAGCGCCTGTTCCTCCTTTGAAGCCGGGATTGGCGGAATCCTGGGAAGTTTCGCCGGATGGACTGAAATACACGTTTAAATTGCGCAAAGGAGTCAAATTCCATGACGGAACCGACTTCAATGCGCAGGCGGTTGAATTCAACGTCCGTCGGGTATGGGATAAAAATTTTGAATATTATGACGCCCGCAGCGCAGGGAACTTAAACGCAACCTTTCAAAATTTGAAGGAGATACATGTTATCGACGATCATACCATTGAATTGATTTTCAGCAAGCCGTTTTCTGAATTTCTCCGCATGCTTGCTCAAGGGGGGATGGGCTCCGGGGGCATTGTCAGTCCGGCTGCGCTGAAAAAATGGGGCAACGATCAATATGCGGAACACCCGGCGGGAACAGGGCCTTTTAAATTCGAGGAACGGGTCCGCGGACAAAAAATCGTGCTGGTCCGCAATGATCAATATTGGGGGCAGAAACCCCATCTGGATAAAGTGATTTTCCGACCGATTCCCGATGCGGCCGCGCGCGTGACCGCTTTGGAAACGGGCGAGGTGGACGTGATCGCCGTTCCGCCGCCAGACAGCGTGGAAAGCTTGAAGTCGAAAGGCTTTAATGTCGTTCAAGGCACTCCGCCGCACGTTTGGTACCTGGCATTTAACTTTAATAACAAGTATATGAAGGATAAACGGGTTCGTCAGGCTGTCATTATGGCGATCAATCGAAAAGGGATGGCCAAGGATTTGTTGAAGGATACGGCAAATCCCGCATACAGCGTCCAATCGCCCGGCAATGAAGCGTTTGATCCGAATTTCGTCGATTATGAGTATAACCCCGAAAAGGCGAAACAGCTGTTGGCGGAAGCGGGTTATCCGAATGGTTTCGAGACGACCTTTCAGACTTCCGTGGACGGTTCGGGACAGCTTATTCCCGTTCCGATGGCAGAGTGGATCCAGCGGGATCTGGCAAAGATCGGGATTAAAGTCAAGATTGAGACCTATGAGTGGATTACCTACATCGGAGTTTGGCTGCAGGGCATGAAACCCGATGTCGGATTCAACCAAATGTCCTGGGGCTTTACGACCCCTTATTGGCTGGAAATCGCGGCTGATTCCAAAAGCGGGACGAATTCGGGCAAATATAACAACCCCAAAGTGGATCAGTTGATCGAACAAGCGATGTCCGAAACCGATGCGAAGAAAGCGATCAGCAATTGGAAAGACGCCAATAAAATCATTTCCGAGGATGCGGCCCTTGCGCCTATCGTGAATGACAAGGCTCCTTACGCCATGGCGAAGTATGTGGATGGATTTATAGCGCCGTCAGAGGAATGGTATGATTTGACCCAAGTTCAGTTGAAAAAGTAA